DNA from Dioscorea cayenensis subsp. rotundata cultivar TDr96_F1 chromosome 26, TDr96_F1_v2_PseudoChromosome.rev07_lg8_w22 25.fasta, whole genome shotgun sequence:
ACTACTTACTATAGACTATAGTCATGAAGCTCAAGTCTCTTCTATCCATCTTCACACCCATACAACTCCTCCAAGCCTCCTTCTTCACTCTCTTAACACTCAGCCTAACACTCCATGCAGTCCTCTCCTTCACACCTACTCTCCTTAACCCACACCTCCTCCTTCTCTCCCAACACAAAGCTCTCCTCTTTTCCTTTCTATACTGCATCATTCTCACCCTCCTTGCCTATCTATGCACTCGCCCACGCCCAGTCTACCTCCTCAACTACTCCTGTTTCAAACCTGACCATGACCGCAAGTGCAGCTACGAAGTCTGCGAATACTTCGTTCGCCGGAGCAAACGTTTCTCCGAAGTTAGCGAGAACTTCATGCGTGGCATTTACCTCAAGTCCGGCCTTGGCAACGAGGCTTACGCACCACCATTCATCTTCCAAACTGACTACGAAGCTAGGCTTCGTTCCGCTGTTCAAGAAGCTGAGGAGGGTATGATCACCGCCGTTGACTCTCTCCTCTCCAAAACCAACGTACCTATCTCCATGATCGACACTGTTATCGTCACCTGCGGTATGTTCACCCCCAGCCCATCTCTCGCCAGCTTGCTCGTTAACCATTACAAGCTTGGCGACAGTGTGAAGAGCTATAACCTCAGTGGGATGGGGTGTAGTTCCGGCGCCGCTGCCGTTGATCTCGCCGCACGGTTGCTTCGGAGCGGAGGGAAAACAGCGGGTTACGCGCTCGTTGTCGTCACTGAGAGCATTAGCTTGAACTGGTACTTCGGTGATGACCGGTCAATGCTCGTGACCAACTGCATCTTCAGGGTTGGTTGCGCGGCGGCGCTGATGACAAACGACGGCGCGCGGCGGAGAGACGCGAAGTTGGAGCTCCTTCACTCGCTGCGCA
Protein-coding regions in this window:
- the LOC120253032 gene encoding 3-ketoacyl-CoA synthase 11-like, whose protein sequence is MKLKSLLSIFTPIQLLQASFFTLLTLSLTLHAVLSFTPTLLNPHLLLLSQHKALLFSFLYCIILTLLAYLCTRPRPVYLLNYSCFKPDHDRKCSYEVCEYFVRRSKRFSEVSENFMRGIYLKSGLGNEAYAPPFIFQTDYEARLRSAVQEAEEGMITAVDSLLSKTNVPISMIDTVIVTCGMFTPSPSLASLLVNHYKLGDSVKSYNLSGMGCSSGAAAVDLAARLLRSGGKTAGYALVVVTESISLNWYFGDDRSMLVTNCIFRVGCAAALMTNDGARRRDAKLELLHSLRTHHGADDSAYAAAYQAEDTHGNVGVALKKDLIRVAGEGLRSHIKKLAPRVLPVVQMVNYGYRAVMGALKKDGKPHVPDFTTAFEHMCVHTGGKAVIETVGRLMRLSDDLTEPARMCLHRFGNTSSSLVFYELAYFEAKNRVKKGDRVWMLAFGTGFKVCSLVWKSLQDSCMDADNPWMDCIHRYPVKAW